From Paenibacillus sp. GP183, one genomic window encodes:
- a CDS encoding putative glycoside hydrolase, translated as MKQRGLIFIMLLMVLSLSACSSSTSTSNTSKQSEPPSTSTPGTTPSSTGTPTSSPAPATSQTPAFNPPVHFNYPDAVRGIYVTGWSAGGDRMPKLLSLVDNTDLNAMVIDIKDDDGYITFKPEGKLAEFGQPYIKDPKALMKTLEQHKIYPIARIVSFKDTVLAKKRPDLSYIDGTSVWRNAKGDGFINPFLKETWDHDVDAAKLAAELGFKEIQFDYVRFPEGFESRDKVLKYSMGDYQDKKPTKFVQEEKDYAEATKKYQDDLTSLQSKLTDATNTYDTAKTDANKKAMDVAQKSVSDLKIAAPQAPDFSDKARMTQLRVDAVSDFVAYAKEQLKPYGVKVSVDIFGYSATLPEAPGIGQNFSRISNSVDVISSMIYPSHWSAGYFGIAKPDKEPYKLVAEYIKREKEKFAQLQTPPTSRPWIQDFTASWLGSGNYLKYGKAEVDAQIKALKDSGINEYLIWNANNSYSDGVTYKS; from the coding sequence TTGAAACAACGAGGTCTTATTTTTATTATGCTTTTAATGGTGCTCTCGTTGTCAGCTTGTTCATCGTCAACAAGCACTTCGAACACATCGAAACAATCGGAACCACCATCTACATCCACACCAGGGACTACACCTTCATCTACAGGAACACCAACGAGTTCGCCCGCTCCTGCAACAAGTCAAACCCCTGCTTTTAATCCCCCTGTACATTTTAATTATCCGGATGCTGTACGAGGAATTTATGTAACAGGTTGGTCAGCTGGGGGTGACCGCATGCCTAAACTTCTGTCACTTGTTGATAACACCGACCTAAATGCAATGGTCATAGATATTAAGGATGATGACGGCTATATCACATTTAAGCCTGAGGGAAAACTTGCCGAATTTGGCCAGCCTTACATCAAAGATCCCAAAGCACTCATGAAAACTCTTGAACAGCATAAAATCTACCCAATTGCCCGTATTGTTTCTTTCAAAGATACAGTTCTAGCGAAAAAACGTCCAGACCTTTCTTATATAGACGGCACCAGTGTTTGGCGTAATGCTAAGGGAGACGGGTTTATCAATCCATTCCTTAAAGAAACATGGGATCATGATGTAGATGCAGCAAAATTAGCTGCAGAACTTGGGTTCAAAGAAATCCAATTTGACTACGTTCGATTCCCAGAAGGCTTCGAAAGTAGGGACAAAGTTCTTAAATATTCAATGGGCGATTACCAGGATAAAAAACCAACTAAGTTTGTACAAGAAGAAAAAGACTATGCTGAAGCCACTAAGAAATATCAAGACGATTTGACTTCTTTACAGTCCAAGTTGACAGACGCTACTAATACCTACGATACTGCGAAAACCGATGCAAATAAAAAAGCAATGGACGTTGCTCAAAAGAGTGTGTCTGACCTTAAAATAGCAGCACCACAAGCACCGGATTTTAGCGATAAAGCACGTATGACACAGCTTCGTGTTGATGCTGTCAGCGACTTTGTCGCATATGCAAAAGAACAACTTAAACCGTATGGTGTAAAAGTCTCAGTTGATATCTTCGGATATTCAGCTACATTGCCTGAAGCTCCAGGTATCGGTCAGAACTTTAGCCGTATTTCTAACTCAGTAGATGTAATTTCGTCTATGATTTATCCAAGCCACTGGTCTGCTGGTTATTTTGGAATTGCAAAACCAGATAAAGAGCCATATAAACTTGTTGCTGAATATATTAAACGTGAAAAAGAGAAGTTTGCACAACTGCAGACTCCACCAACATCACGTCCTTGGATTCAAGACTTTACTGCAAGCTGGTTAGGTTCCGGCAATTATCTTAAATATGGTAAAGCTGAAGTTGATGCACAAATCAAAGCCTTAAAAGATTCTGGGATTAATGAATACCTTATCTGGAATGCTAACAATTCT
- a CDS encoding metallophosphoesterase translates to MQIGILQLSDIHLKSDKNSFKYKVEKLHAVIQDELLAISHLFIAISGDTAFSGKSEEYALANEYLEEIKSNIKRVKNLPISVITIPGNHDCYFDEQAQTVRTVILNSIKSNNTDVIDPSIIEQLCVPQKHYFEFAHKHELENQPVITDQLFKSFSFQLENYHVIFNCFNSSWISERKEVPSTLFFPIENYESVLKKNKGDLVISMMHHPLNWYPPVNSRKIKEVLEETSDVILTGHEHVSTFTKKDNMQGQITEYIEGSVLQESNNPNKSEFNFIRINLLDRIQQLFQFSWKEKYYLQIYCSEWIKYDRSQGNEIKDFQINNDFSAYLNDPGITINHPRKTKVILSDIYIYPDSKVVQLHEKADRLTQYVNLKELIDFKKTNKYLILGSEKSGKTTYCKTLYNHLFKKGYMPVLLDGSKINKSNLNDFQQLLYKTFIDQYSKDSLELFKQLPNDLKVIIIDDLDKTKLNTKFTFEFLKNISSIYKYIVLTCDELFKFSDLMNEHENEDSFHSHYERFEIMELGFLLRTQFVEKWNCIGQLETATEAELQKNHDKATETINIIIGNNYVPAFPFFLLVILQTIESNVPHNLKESSYGYYYDLLILQSLSKINMKHEEIDAFYNCITELAYRFFHQNIIEMAEDEMKDFHKWFTVEYDLTYDFEKNITRMVEANIVEKFNGIYRFKYKYVYYYFVAKYLSNSITELAIREKISLMCSKVHIEEFANIIMFLTHLSKDPFILNELFSHAQKIFADTVPANLENDEVSALNSLVEEVPKMVYENIEVKKHREDRLKLKDDLDRSKKEVAATSKPITEDEIDEDDDSEMDFAAQMNLGFKTVEIIGQILKSYYGSIKADEKYILCEEAYMVGLRSLNYFLSTLNSDIEAFSSHLQGILEQRLTKETEKAEIEKQVRRLLFSLCCGISFQSIKRISDSMGSENLYETFKKITLSHPTTAVKLIEISIKIDQSRTIPYYELKRLKTELENNVMAYSLLRALVINHLYMFDANYKEKQQICDLLGISMKNQRSIELLSPLK, encoded by the coding sequence ATGCAAATAGGAATACTTCAATTAAGTGATATTCACTTAAAGAGCGATAAAAATAGTTTTAAATACAAAGTGGAAAAATTGCATGCTGTAATCCAAGATGAACTATTAGCGATTAGCCATCTTTTTATTGCAATCAGTGGTGATACCGCATTTTCGGGAAAATCAGAAGAATATGCTCTTGCAAATGAATACTTGGAAGAGATCAAATCTAATATAAAAAGGGTTAAAAATCTACCTATTTCGGTCATTACGATTCCTGGGAATCATGACTGTTACTTTGATGAACAGGCTCAGACAGTAAGAACTGTCATTTTAAACAGCATAAAATCGAATAATACTGATGTCATAGATCCTTCAATTATTGAACAATTATGTGTTCCCCAAAAGCATTATTTTGAATTTGCACACAAGCATGAACTAGAGAATCAACCAGTAATTACAGATCAATTATTTAAAAGCTTTTCATTTCAATTAGAAAATTACCATGTTATTTTTAACTGCTTCAATTCATCGTGGATTTCGGAGAGAAAAGAAGTACCTAGTACCTTATTTTTCCCTATTGAAAATTATGAGAGTGTATTAAAGAAAAATAAGGGAGACCTTGTTATTTCGATGATGCATCACCCATTAAATTGGTATCCACCCGTCAACTCAAGGAAAATTAAAGAGGTATTGGAGGAAACCTCTGACGTCATATTAACAGGCCATGAACATGTTTCCACATTCACCAAAAAAGATAATATGCAGGGCCAAATAACAGAATATATTGAAGGTAGTGTTCTGCAAGAGAGCAATAATCCAAATAAAAGTGAATTTAATTTTATTAGGATCAATTTATTGGATAGAATCCAACAATTATTTCAGTTTTCTTGGAAAGAGAAATATTATTTACAAATTTACTGTAGCGAATGGATAAAATATGATCGGTCCCAAGGCAATGAAATCAAAGATTTCCAGATCAATAACGATTTCTCTGCTTATCTGAATGACCCTGGGATCACAATTAATCATCCCCGAAAAACTAAAGTTATACTGAGTGATATCTACATATATCCAGACTCTAAAGTTGTTCAATTACATGAAAAAGCAGATCGACTAACGCAATATGTAAATTTAAAAGAATTGATTGATTTCAAAAAAACGAATAAATACCTGATTCTCGGATCTGAAAAATCCGGGAAAACCACATACTGTAAAACGTTATATAACCATTTATTTAAGAAGGGATATATGCCAGTCTTATTAGATGGAAGCAAAATTAACAAATCGAATCTAAATGACTTCCAGCAGTTATTATACAAAACGTTTATAGATCAATATTCAAAAGATTCACTTGAATTATTTAAACAATTACCGAATGACCTAAAAGTGATAATTATTGATGATCTCGACAAAACAAAACTTAATACTAAATTTACTTTTGAATTCCTAAAAAACATTTCTTCCATATATAAATACATTGTTTTAACGTGTGATGAGTTATTTAAATTCTCAGATTTGATGAACGAACATGAGAATGAGGATAGCTTTCATTCACATTACGAAAGATTTGAGATTATGGAATTGGGATTTCTTCTCAGGACCCAATTTGTTGAAAAGTGGAATTGTATAGGACAACTTGAAACTGCGACAGAAGCTGAATTGCAGAAAAACCATGATAAAGCAACAGAAACAATTAATATTATTATTGGAAATAATTATGTGCCTGCGTTTCCTTTCTTTTTATTAGTCATTTTACAAACGATTGAAAGTAATGTCCCCCATAATTTAAAGGAGAGCTCCTATGGTTATTATTATGATTTATTAATATTGCAATCGTTATCAAAAATTAACATGAAACATGAAGAAATCGATGCATTTTATAATTGCATTACTGAACTTGCCTACCGTTTCTTTCATCAAAATATCATAGAAATGGCAGAGGATGAAATGAAAGATTTCCACAAATGGTTTACTGTAGAATACGATTTAACGTACGACTTTGAGAAGAACATAACACGGATGGTTGAAGCAAATATCGTAGAAAAATTTAATGGGATCTATCGATTTAAATACAAATATGTTTATTATTATTTCGTAGCTAAATATTTATCAAATTCAATTACGGAACTGGCCATCAGAGAGAAAATATCATTGATGTGCAGTAAAGTACATATTGAAGAATTTGCAAATATCATTATGTTTTTGACGCATTTATCAAAAGATCCTTTTATACTCAATGAATTATTTAGCCATGCCCAAAAAATATTTGCAGATACTGTGCCGGCAAATCTCGAAAATGATGAGGTTAGTGCACTTAATAGTTTAGTCGAAGAAGTGCCGAAAATGGTTTACGAGAATATTGAGGTAAAGAAACACCGCGAAGATCGATTGAAATTGAAAGATGATTTAGATCGGAGCAAAAAAGAAGTTGCCGCTACTTCAAAGCCAATTACAGAAGATGAAATCGACGAAGATGATGATTCAGAGATGGATTTTGCAGCCCAAATGAATTTGGGATTCAAAACCGTGGAAATTATCGGCCAGATTTTAAAAAGTTATTACGGTTCCATAAAAGCAGATGAAAAGTATATTTTATGTGAAGAAGCCTATATGGTGGGCTTGAGGTCATTAAATTATTTTTTATCCACTTTAAATTCAGATATTGAAGCATTTTCTTCACATTTACAAGGAATATTGGAGCAAAGGCTAACCAAAGAAACGGAAAAAGCAGAGATCGAAAAACAAGTAAGGAGATTACTCTTTAGCCTTTGTTGCGGAATTTCATTTCAATCTATCAAAAGAATATCTGATTCTATGGGATCGGAGAATTTGTATGAAACTTTCAAAAAAATTACACTCAGCCATCCTACAACAGCTGTTAAGTTGATAGAGATATCCATTAAGATAGATCAATCTCGCACCATACCTTATTATGAGTTAAAACGATTAAAAACCGAACTTGAAAATAACGTGATGGCCTACAGTCTTCTCAGAGCTTTGGTGATTAATCATCTATACATGTTTGACGCCAATTATAAAGAAAAACAGCAAATTTGCGATCTCTTGGGCATTTCTATGAAAAATCAGAGATCGATAGAACTGTTATCCCCTCTAAAGTAA
- a CDS encoding helix-turn-helix domain-containing protein: MEAKTDEKIMLGVKDIMKKMGIGRDRAYEIIKRGEFRSIKVGRRYLVHEEVFENWLKGE; this comes from the coding sequence ATGGAAGCCAAAACCGATGAAAAGATTATGTTAGGGGTTAAAGACATAATGAAGAAAATGGGAATTGGTCGCGATCGAGCCTACGAAATTATTAAAAGAGGTGAATTTCGCTCCATAAAAGTGGGTCGAAGATATCTCGTTCATGAAGAGGTGTTTGAAAACTGGCTGAAAGGTGAATGA
- a CDS encoding site-specific integrase, whose product MASISLNKQTKKWELVIGYYDKNGKRKQIRRRGFNTKREANDVMIELQKEVKDEDYVEINQVTVVQFIKKWLENEYIMGVEDTTYYNANLLMKNHIKPRFEKLKLQNLNAERCQEFISNMYKKGYAYSTIDGVSNLIKKALDSAVSKKYIKSNYMRTASMPKKKQKEMIVWTSEQVNQFLHATKHRRFYCAYALALLAGMRQGEILGLRWKDIDFEKKTVTVNQTLTHYGKSIKSGAKTASGVRTISVSAQLIEVLKKQRRDYLELKLCLGEAFEDMDIVMFNLRNGKTIFPANLTKTYKKDVKDSGLPHISFHSLRHTHATMLISKNVHAKIISSRLGHSKIGVTLDIYSHVLPAMQQEAVDKLDEMIIL is encoded by the coding sequence ATGGCTTCAATTTCACTGAACAAACAAACAAAAAAATGGGAATTAGTCATTGGGTATTATGACAAAAATGGTAAACGCAAACAAATTCGTCGAAGAGGATTTAACACAAAGCGAGAAGCAAACGACGTGATGATTGAACTTCAAAAAGAGGTTAAGGATGAGGACTACGTAGAGATAAATCAAGTAACTGTGGTTCAGTTCATCAAAAAGTGGTTGGAAAATGAATATATTATGGGAGTTGAAGACACCACCTATTACAATGCAAATCTCTTAATGAAGAATCATATTAAGCCTCGATTTGAGAAGTTAAAATTGCAAAATTTAAACGCAGAGCGATGCCAAGAATTCATTTCAAACATGTACAAAAAAGGATATGCCTACAGTACGATTGATGGGGTTTCGAACCTCATTAAGAAGGCATTGGATTCAGCGGTATCAAAAAAATACATCAAGTCCAACTATATGCGAACCGCTTCCATGCCAAAGAAGAAACAAAAAGAGATGATAGTCTGGACATCGGAGCAAGTGAACCAGTTTTTGCATGCTACCAAACATAGGAGATTTTACTGTGCTTATGCACTAGCCTTGCTTGCTGGAATGCGTCAGGGTGAGATATTGGGTCTTCGTTGGAAGGATATTGATTTCGAAAAGAAGACAGTAACAGTCAACCAGACACTTACTCACTACGGTAAGAGTATTAAAAGTGGAGCTAAAACTGCTTCTGGGGTTAGAACGATTTCTGTTTCTGCACAATTAATTGAAGTACTCAAAAAGCAGAGGAGAGATTACTTAGAACTAAAACTATGTCTTGGGGAAGCATTTGAGGATATGGATATTGTGATGTTCAATCTAAGAAACGGCAAAACCATTTTCCCAGCTAATTTAACGAAAACTTATAAAAAGGATGTTAAGGATTCAGGACTCCCTCATATCTCATTTCATTCCTTGAGACACACACATGCTACAATGCTTATTTCGAAAAATGTTCATGCCAAAATCATTTCTAGCAGGTTAGGACATTCTAAAATTGGTGTGACGCTCGATATTTACAGCCATGTGTTACCTGCTATGCAGCAAGAGGCGGTTGATAAGTTAGACGAAATGATCATTTTGTGA
- a CDS encoding EAL domain-containing protein, with the protein MSRQIFIGGHLVLTLIASLTVPQSAGWVCMVSSIVLLVLLGFIGKKAKELQQSSLSLEESPRPEEQKSTIHRLRDSEQIFDSLFDHNPNAIAVFDQFGNFTRVNAAAESMLGFSAGELAHLPFITFVAQDHLLVTLQGFDQVRRGHASSFETAIIHRTGYRVDLSATGIPLAVEQETRGSILIGQDITERKRVDAQIRYMAFYDDMTGLPNRLLFNEQLNETLKAMKSAGTNLAVFYLDIDGFKLVNDSFGHDYGNMLLMQLAERFTRCITDRDFLARSEGDEFSFFYPNVEDHNDVMTLVAGIIRVLEVPFLLEQNEIHITASIGIAISSDENEDAETLTKYADIALARAKEKGRNEFQIFNTDMKSVSLNRLKLESELRKAIANDEFELYYQPQMDIETARIVGVEALVRWNHPERGMILPKQFIPLAEESGLIVPLGEWVLRAACKQNKEWQEQGYDPFPIAVNLSMRQFFQHNLKGKINQVLLQTGLDPHYLELEITESMTMDVEYAIQSLLELKELGVKISIDDFGTGYSSLYYLKRFPIDKLKIDRSFVRDIMIDPNDAAIVTTIISMTHHLNLKVIAEGVETKEQLHFLHENQCNEIQGYWFSPPVGAIQLETMLKKEEVSEVQ; encoded by the coding sequence GTGAGCAGGCAGATTTTTATAGGTGGACACCTGGTCCTAACGTTGATTGCGTCATTGACAGTCCCGCAATCAGCCGGTTGGGTATGTATGGTTTCCTCTATTGTTTTGCTTGTGCTGCTAGGCTTCATCGGCAAAAAAGCAAAAGAATTACAGCAATCCTCCTTAAGTTTGGAAGAGAGTCCAAGGCCGGAGGAACAAAAAAGCACCATACATAGACTCCGGGATAGTGAACAGATCTTTGATTCCTTGTTTGACCACAATCCGAATGCAATCGCTGTTTTTGATCAGTTTGGCAATTTTACACGTGTCAATGCCGCTGCGGAAAGCATGCTTGGCTTTTCTGCCGGTGAGCTGGCTCACTTGCCTTTTATCACTTTTGTCGCGCAGGACCATTTGCTTGTAACCCTTCAGGGCTTTGATCAAGTAAGGCGAGGCCATGCGTCCTCTTTTGAAACTGCGATCATTCACAGAACGGGTTATAGGGTGGATCTATCTGCAACGGGTATTCCGCTGGCGGTGGAGCAAGAAACCAGAGGGAGCATCTTGATAGGCCAGGATATCACTGAACGCAAAAGAGTTGATGCGCAAATCCGCTACATGGCCTTCTATGACGACATGACAGGCTTGCCCAACCGTCTGCTCTTTAATGAACAATTGAACGAAACATTAAAAGCCATGAAATCGGCTGGAACTAATCTGGCCGTATTTTATCTGGATATTGACGGGTTCAAGCTGGTTAATGACAGCTTCGGACATGATTATGGCAATATGCTGCTCATGCAGCTTGCCGAGCGGTTTACACGCTGTATTACGGATCGTGATTTCCTAGCCAGGTCGGAAGGGGACGAATTCTCGTTCTTTTATCCCAATGTGGAGGATCACAATGATGTGATGACTCTAGTGGCCGGAATCATTCGGGTATTGGAAGTGCCTTTTCTATTGGAGCAGAATGAGATTCATATCACAGCCAGTATCGGCATAGCGATTTCCTCCGATGAGAATGAAGATGCAGAAACACTTACCAAGTACGCCGATATCGCATTGGCCAGAGCTAAAGAAAAAGGCCGAAATGAATTTCAAATTTTCAATACGGATATGAAATCTGTTTCACTGAACCGGCTCAAGCTGGAAAGTGAACTGCGAAAAGCCATTGCCAATGATGAATTCGAGCTTTATTATCAACCGCAAATGGATATAGAGACAGCCCGTATTGTAGGTGTCGAGGCACTCGTACGCTGGAATCACCCCGAGCGCGGCATGATCTTGCCGAAGCAGTTTATTCCTCTGGCAGAGGAATCGGGTCTGATTGTTCCATTGGGCGAATGGGTGCTGCGAGCTGCCTGCAAACAGAACAAAGAGTGGCAGGAGCAGGGCTACGATCCATTCCCTATAGCGGTGAATCTGTCGATGCGGCAGTTCTTCCAGCATAATTTAAAGGGAAAAATCAACCAGGTACTTCTCCAAACAGGGCTGGATCCGCATTATTTGGAGCTCGAAATTACAGAAAGCATGACCATGGATGTCGAGTACGCCATTCAGTCCCTGCTGGAGCTCAAGGAACTGGGCGTCAAGATCAGTATCGATGATTTCGGGACAGGCTACAGCTCGCTCTATTACTTGAAAAGATTCCCTATCGACAAGCTGAAAATTGATCGTTCCTTCGTCCGGGATATCATGATCGATCCGAATGATGCGGCAATTGTCACAACAATTATTTCCATGACGCACCATTTGAACTTGAAAGTGATCGCCGAAGGTGTAGAAACCAAGGAACAGCTGCATTTCCTGCATGAGAACCAATGCAACGAGATACAAGGCTACTGGTTCAGCCCCCCAGTGGGCGCCATCCAATTGGAAACCATGCTTAAAAAAGAAGAGGTTTCCGAGGTTCAGTGA